Within the Salvia hispanica cultivar TCC Black 2014 chromosome 4, UniMelb_Shisp_WGS_1.0, whole genome shotgun sequence genome, the region GAACTAGGCAAAACATGCTACATCCTCATATAAAAACTTGAGgcttgtaagttgtaacagTATGTTGAAGAAACAAATTACTTGAGAGATGTATGTGCTCCATATCCGTCACAGTATGGGACGTCACAACACCAAGCATAGATTTGTGAAGTAGCCATAGCACAGGACAAAAATGTATTCTCTcaataatatataaacattCGGAAGGCATTATAGAAATTAAAGAACTTATTAACGACTCTGATAGTCAATTAAGCTAAACTTCAACCTTTCTTCTCAAAATACTTATTAAAAACACTAAACATATGGCTTTTAGGTTTCCATCTGAGAACTTTCAAGGTTCTTAAATTGAACATAGCAAATACGATGCCATATGAGTATAAAATGTGAAAGATGTATCAGTTCTAGCAGCTTCGGTTGCATCAGCAAATTCATTTAACTGGTATTGGAAAAAAGCAACTCCACTATTATGCACATCCTCACAtctcaaaaattgaaataaagtcATTCAAAATAGCATGGCTGGCTCGCTTCATTAATTCTATAAACTCTTCAGCATTAGGAGCAAATCAATGATTGATTTCCAGTCAACTACCAACCACCTACTACTATTTATCAACAAGATTCAAAATTCTTCTGACAAGACAAAAGATACAAAAAAGGGAGGCTTtagaaaaataggaaaagtGAATCATTGAAACAGAAAAGACTTCAGAATTCATTTATAAACACCCTTTAATTAGTATGACTcctatgattttaaaaaatctgtTGTTAGCATCATGAACTCATAAAATGGAACAGAAACCCTAAACCCCCGCAAcaaatgcaataaaataacacaccTCAACCATGAGCACACCAGGCATAATAGGCCTCTCAGGAAAATGGCCGGGAAAGAAATTATCATTAATGGTCACGTTCTTGATGCCCACAGCAGACACCCCAGGATTGTATTCAATCACTCTATCCACAAGTAAAAACGGAAATctacaagaagaagaaaaaaagattgaTGAGTGAAATGTCTTAAAATAGCAACAAGCATTGCAAAACAGATTTGACGAACCGGTGAGGCAGAATTTCACGAATTTGATTGATATCCATTACCGTCGGAAACGCGGGGTACTCTgtagaaagagagagaggcaTGAGATCCGAGTAATttcaataaagaaataaagaaatcatTGTATTGTAATGTAAGGAGATTTCATACTGAGTTCAATTGGGGTATCTACAGAGGGGGGTGAATCGACGGTGGAAGTGGAGCTGAAGACCGAAGTGAGGCGGATCTTCCTTGATGGCGCGGAGACAAAAGATGGGTTGAAGGGAAGAGATGTGCTTTTGTTGGAAGACGGAGAGCTGGGAAGGGAGAGCATAGATTGAGAGAAAAGTGTTGACGCCATTGCTGGAGATGGGCGGTGGGAGGAGTTGCTTTGTTCTTGTGTTTGTGGCGGCGATTTTTGCAGGTTGGATTTTGGTGGAATttgagatggagaagaagaaagaagagtGAAGTGAGTGATGAAAACAATGCAATTGCCTTCGTTATTATCGATTTtcaatactactactatgcaTAGTAATACtgctatttcctttttcggaTATTTAAGACattcatatttcaaatttattaattttcttaggATGGGGTCTAAGTCTAACGATACGTATAATTATTATTGGTTGAATTCTAAAAAGGACAATGAAAATAGGCGATGCTATGGTCTAAAACTGGTTATGTCTtgtatactcctactatttgAAGAggctactactattaaatcaTGTTATAAATCCCATAATTTTGGCTTAGATTCGGAGTGaccaattaaaaaaacaaactaattccactattataattttatttatttttattttatttgaaaaatgtttttagcTTTTATTCTCTAGGTTCGtgtaaattagatttttaacGTGTGAATCACGTTTTAATCATGTAAATTAGATATAAGTTGATCGTGTCGTGTCTAGCTATTTTATATTGGATCGTTGAAAAATTCATGTCTGTGTACGAGTcaagtttgatttttgaaggtagtattttaaattcatattcggatagagatttttttacatatctaattttgaattaagtCTTATTGGATTGAAACGTTCATATTAATCCAATAACAACTCCTAGATAAATGAGCTTAATTAAGCTTGTGACATAATTTTAGATGATTATAAAACAATGACAAATCTACTCAACACAAGTTATGAAATTAtgatcatttaattttgtcttaccagattttgatcatataaaataatattattagcaaaaaattagaaagctgtgattttatattttgatccAAAGTAGAagttaatgaaaatttataaaattagtaatccttttgtttttattttattttttagtttatttatttaatttatagtagtacgagtattattttttaggttagatttgatttgaaatttgaaatagaAATCGGAATATCTGTGAGCGACGGCCGTTGCAGGCAGGTGCACCGTAACGATGAGCTTATCTCTGCTGCAAAGCTACTCCTCCGCTgacgaagacgaagaagaCCAGTTGTCAGATGATGACATCTCCTCCTCCGATGAGCCCAACCACGCCGTTCCCCGCACCGTCCGCTCTTATAAACCCTTGTTCGATTCCGATCCGccctcctcttcctctcttCCCTCCGCTCTCGACGCCTTCTCCGAAGTAATTTCTTATTGCGTATTAGGGATTTATTCGAATTTATCGCCCTATTTTGACTGGTGTGTAAAAATTGTTCAAGGTTGAAGGACCGCCGCAGTTCCTGAACAACAGTGTTAAAGAAGAGGCGGTGAAAGAGGATGTGCAGCGCTGGAGGCACGGCGGTAAAAGGCATcgtaaagaaaagaaaggctTGCCCTCTGGTATGTATATCTATATTCTCTGTTTCTCTAGGTTTGTTTCTCCTTTTTTGCATTCAATTCGCTTCGTTTGTGTTGTGAGATTTATTTTCAGGATTTTCATTCTGCAGTAATGCCCTAATTCgattttaatttagttctGCCGCCTTaagtttttattgaaattttgcaAAGATGCCTACTTTCGTGTTTAGTTTATTGTGAAATAATGTTTCATTTGTGAATCGTTTTAGTATGCTTTAATCTATGCACTGCTTAATTGGCCTCTCTcgttcaatttgatttttctgtATGTAGAcagattttcaaaatttagggGTTTCAATAAAGTTAAGAGTACCATGAGATGTACTTTCCCTTTTGTCGTTTCTAGCAAGTAAAAGAGTGTCAAGAATtcaaactttattttctattcattttttatggaatTGGCTTGTGGAAGCTCCTTACTCTACTAGAGCTGGTTCACGCTTTATGCCAATCATAAACGTGTTAATGGTTATGAAGTttgaaactttcaatttttattggtGATGTTGTGCATGGTTTGATGATCTTCCAGCTGAATCAGTACGTTTGTTATTGTGCAATTGTAGTTAGAGCTTTTGCTATTCCTAGCAGTTCTGCCCACCTGTTTTCAGTTCAATGTGTCTTGTCTGATTCCATGTCTCTCCAGCACTTGCACTATCCCCTATTTGGTTTTTCTACTCTTCACCTGGTAACACTTATGGCATCCCTAATGAGAATTGAGTTAGATCATTAGGTTAACACAGTAATTTCAAAGAAGATAGTAACagatgtaaaaaaaaaattccatattAAGAGGTGAACAGTATACTACTATTCAACATCGTTCTGGTTACTTCATAAATCAACACTTGTAACACATATCCAATCCAACAGTATTCTCTGTTATTTACAGGTGCTGTGTTGGAATCTAAGGCGCAGTTGGTCGGTATCCATGATAGAGTGAGAAGTGATATTGGGAGCAAAACCTCTGAAGCTCCATCTGGTGATTCTGTAGTCGGTACAAAAGGTGGGAAGCGCGTTGCAACTGCTGCCAACCCTAATGCAGAAGATGCTGCTGAGCTCTTGAGGTGTGTATTCCAACCATACTTGATGAATCTCACAATTTGATTCTTGAAACCGTATATTAAGGTGTGTTTAATACCTAAAATGGTGTTCCCAGGATGTGCTTGGCATGCGGGGTTCCAAAAACCTATTCTCACGCGAAGGGAATGGTCTGCCCTATGTGCGGTGATCGACCTCCTCCTGCTGAATCGGACGCTGCGAAGAAGAAGGGTTCAGGAATTAAAGATAAGGAAAAGAGCAAGAGAATGAAGGGTCAGTCGTCGCATGCTACTTGGAAAAGTGAAACGGAAATGCAACTTAGACAGCAGTTTGATTAGTAAACAAATTGCTATTTTGTACCTTTAGATTTGAATTTCAACAACTTGGGATTATGTGGTGTTCAACTTCCATAGCTGTTGGCTTGGAGAAATCTCATGTGTgctataaaatattatcttcATTTGTCGActccatttttcttgatttttgaagCATCCCACTAAAATTTATCTGTAGTATTTGGTTGGTTTCATATAGTTCGGCCACTATTATCATGTTCTCAGTGGTCAGacgaaatttataaatatgtgagTTCCTCAAACATAAAAGTAGTTTGATCAGCATAGATTTGTATCATATGAAATTCCATATTAGTGAACTTTATTTGTAGATTTTacccataaaaaatatttgcaaCTATTAATTGTCCGACAAGCAACTATCCGACAATATCTGTGCTTCGACGTTTcataactaaatttaaaaatgcttgaaacttgaaaatatcaaaaaggGTGAACCTTTTAATCAATGATGCATTTGTTTTTAAACTGAATTTAAAGACTTAAAGGGTAATttacacattaaattataagaacATACCCCAAATCCCAATGTTATTGAAATCGAACAAATCTGTATTCATCTCTGACTACATAATACACAAGAAAGTAAGCAGTGTGAACAAACCAGTGACGAAGTCTCTCTCGTCAGTTAGTACACAACAGCagcagcaaaaaaaaaaatcaccacAATATAATTTACATTACAAAAATTTGATGGAATTTGCTGTGATCTAATGCACTTCCTATACATGGTGTGTGCTAACTTAACTAGGCCTGAACTAATATTCAAGCATGATAATTTACATCCGTTTTACCATATTCACTCGAGCATTTTGTTCTTGGCAGTCACGCGCACCTTTTATACCTCAGACACCTTTGTTTCACTCTCCAAACTGTTGGCCAATAACGGCGGACTTGCAGCAGACCCATGAACCTGCTCATGTCACACGGAACACCCATGCTTAGTCCCCGTTGATTACTATACAACATTCACATGAAGAACAGACTTACCACATTAGGCAACTTGAAACTAAATGAGTCACGGGAAGGAGTGGTAGATGAATCTGTAGGTCTGTGAAACAATAAGTGTGCTACCGAGCGATCCATAGGGTTCGTATCTGTTTCCATATCCATGAAAGTAGTGCACCTTCAAGGAAGCAAAGTATACAAGTCACTACAAACTGAACATGAGCAACTGTAACAAAAGAAATCAGGAAGCAAGTCATCTACCTATTTGTTCCTTCAGCCTCGTATGCTCCACCAGCATCTCTTTCATCTCCAAAGCTATCATTCAAGTTTGAACTCCTGCGTCTTTGTTCAGCACTCTGAGCCAAACGGTACAAACTGTCCCTTAAGCATAACTTTGTCCTTAAATCCAACTAAACCAAAAAGGTACGAGTTTAGTTCTAGCAGATATGCATGTTACAAATTAATCATAGAGTAATTGAGACAAAAACATGACAAGGCAGAAGAGTGGACTATTATTGTACGGCATGGGGACTGTAGGAGGTTTTATAAATCATGAAACAAGTAGGTACCTGTTTCGTAACAAGTTGAAGCTGATGAAAACTAGCTGCTTCCAGTGAAATATCATCCAAATCTGGAACCCGTGTTGAGCTTTCATGCATACATGAGGAATTCGTTTCTGTTGCAGTAACTGAGCTAACTCCTTGAAGATCACTGTTATTCTCATATGTCCCTACTAAGGCAGGATCAGAGATCGTGGCCTGGATGGTCACACTTCCATTTCCGAGGCTGGCAAGTTCAGGGGATAGATTGCCTCGATAACTTTCTAGCTTTTCTCTTTGTCCACATGCAACTTGACCAGTTTCCTTAAAAGGAGGGCCAGGAACACCGTCCATATATTGCAATTGGCCCGATGCCTGACGGTAGTCCCTTGAAGAAATGGATGTGAAGTCATTGGTCTCAGCTTTAACCATTGATTCTTCCAGATTTACTGAAGATGGATCGGACAGATGGCTACCCTTTGTATGGATGTTAGAGATTGGATTCTCTAAACAGCTATTTGAATCAGAAGCCGGAGTATGCGGCTGTTGTTGAACATGAACTGATGCTAATGACTCGTCAGAAGTCAAGCCAGTACAAGGGTTCATGATTTCATTTTGCAGATCACTGATCTGAGCATGACCACCATTTTTAGGGCAATGCACTTTACCCTCAGATTGACTCTGGAGCTTGATCTGTTTTTTGTGCTCATTGGtctgaaaaaatatcacaagATTACTATAGGTCACAGAGATGCATAAATGGAGTTAATGTTTCAAAAAAACGGAGAATCCTACACTCATCCAGGCCGAAGCCAAAGTAGGTGGTTGATCATGCCATACCAATTCCACTATCATGTGCAAAAAACAAGCGAAAATCAACAAAGGCGAAAATTACATCCAACTTACCCCTGCAGGGTCGCCTGCTCTGGAATGGTTTCTAGTTGAAATTCCCGTATGTATATTTGCATTGGATTTCTTTCCCTGCAAAATATCACGTCGGTGGTGCGAGATTGGAGTCAGTACAAAACTGTTGAGCTAATCATAAGAGAACAAAGCATTGTTCAGATAAGAGATGCAATATATTACCACACCATCTTTTCTATCGTCAAGATCAGGCCCAGTCAAAAAAGACGTATAAGAATCAGACTTTTCTAAGGTCCAAGAACAGTCCTTGATTCTAAAAGGTGCATTTTCCATGGAAAAGTTATTTGGGGAGTTTCCATTTGAGAAGTCATGATTCTCTGAAATAGTTTTGACCTCGCTTGGATCATGAAATGGGAACTTAGCATCTGACTTTAGAGCATCCCCGGGCCCACCTATATAAGGTACTGAATCCGCTGATGATAACCAACTGAACCCATCTTCTTTATTCACCCCAACGTCTAATGCTGAATCACTTCTGAAATGGCACATGTGTTAGTGAAGAGATTATGAAACAATGAAATGTGTGCAATGAAACAGATCATGGTTACCTAAATATCCTGTCAATATCATCAAAGTTCTCTATTTCAGACCAAACACCATAGAGAAGATCACTGGAATCTTTGTTCTGAGCATGTCCAAAGAAAGTATTGTCATTGCCGGTATGATTTGCGTCACCAATCAGGAAACTGAATGGGCTGTCATCAACTAGACTGGTATTGTTATTGACAATGGCATCGTGCTTAAGAAGTTCACTACGGTTTAAGTCTCTATTGTTGCTCTTCAAGCCATGAGGCAACAGCATGGTACTATCACAAGCTAAACTTGATGCTTCTTTGTTTAGTTCATTGTCTAACCCAGAAATAAATGGACCACTGCGGGACCATGAATTTTTCTCCAACATATTCACCTTTGTATTACTCAGAGATGAAATTTCACTTTTCTCCTTTCTGTGATCAACATAATTAGTGGCAGATCCTCCAGTCTTATTCGAAATATTAGCTACATCAAAGCGACACATCTTGTTGTTTGAATAATCGGCGGGCCTATTGGAACCATGATGGGGAACTGTATGGTCATCATCAAAGAAGAAATCATCCCAAGCAATGTCTACACACTGTAACAGCAGTTACCGAAATTTAGCTGAAATAACTGCAGAAAAGACTTCCATTTGATGAGTGGAAGATACAACTATTTACAAATGATACAACCAGGACCGAACTATCTAATTTAAACTTGCCTCCAACAAGTCTGACATTCCTTGAATCTTTAGCCTGCAGTCAGACCGTATATTGTTTTCTTCATACTTAGTTCTGAATCTTCCCTTTCCATCCATCAAAGAACCCGCAAAAAGACAATGAAACCAAGAATATTAGAATTTTCACTTATTGAAACCTCAATAACCTTCACTAGTAGGAGTACATGAAATTACCTGCTTGATTCCTAAAACAGATAGAAGGAAAAAACATAACAAGAAAGGAACGGATATTAACAAAGTAAATCAGGGAAAATAAATTCCAATGAAGTCAAGTTCCTAAAGTTCGTCAGGAATCACATAAAAGAGAACGAAAAAACAGAGTGCATAGCTCCGCAAGAACAGAGTCTAGCACACGCCAAAATGAAGCAGTGATTTCAGCAGAATATGAAGTCACTACgagttaaaattttcaaagtagttaaatcaaaaataacaaatcagCTAAAACACACCAACACCCCCAATCCTCTAAATCTCGAAGCTAAGGCT harbors:
- the LOC125219044 gene encoding 3-hydroxyacyl-[acyl-carrier-protein] dehydratase FabZ-like, whose protein sequence is MASTLFSQSMLSLPSSPSSNKSTSLPFNPSFVSAPSRKIRLTSVFSSTSTVDSPPSVDTPIELKYPAFPTVMDINQIREILPHRFPFLLVDRVIEYNPGVSAVGIKNVTINDNFFPGHFPERPIMPGVLMVEAMAQVGGLVMLQPEVGGSRDKFFFAGVDKVRFRKPVIAGDTLVMRMNLVKLQKRFGIAKMEGKAYVGGEVVCEGEFLMAMGSD
- the LOC125222534 gene encoding protein LNK1-like; the protein is MSDLLECVDIAWDDFFFDDDHTVPHHGSNRPADYSNNKMCRFDVANISNKTGGSATNYVDHRKEKSEISSLSNTKVNMLEKNSWSRSGPFISGLDNELNKEASSLACDSTMLLPHGLKSNNRDLNRSELLKHDAIVNNNTSLVDDSPFSFLIGDANHTGNDNTFFGHAQNKDSSDLLYGVWSEIENFDDIDRIFRSDSALDVGVNKEDGFSWLSSADSVPYIGGPGDALKSDAKFPFHDPSEVKTISENHDFSNGNSPNNFSMENAPFRIKDCSWTLEKSDSYTSFLTGPDLDDRKDGVGKKSNANIHTGISTRNHSRAGDPAGTNEHKKQIKLQSQSEGKVHCPKNGGHAQISDLQNEIMNPCTGLTSDESLASVHVQQQPHTPASDSNSCLENPISNIHTKGSHLSDPSSVNLEESMVKAETNDFTSISSRDYRQASGQLQYMDGVPGPPFKETGQVACGQREKLESYRGNLSPELASLGNGSVTIQATISDPALVGTYENNSDLQGVSSVTATETNSSCMHESSTRVPDLDDISLEAASFHQLQLVTKQLDLRTKLCLRDSLYRLAQSAEQRRRSSNLNDSFGDERDAGGAYEAEGTNRCTTFMDMETDTNPMDRSVAHLLFHRPTDSSTTPSRDSFSFKLPNVVHGSAASPPLLANSLESETKVSEV
- the LOC125218945 gene encoding uncharacterized protein LOC125218945, which gives rise to MSLSLLQSYSSADEDEEDQLSDDDISSSDEPNHAVPRTVRSYKPLFDSDPPSSSSLPSALDAFSEVEGPPQFLNNSVKEEAVKEDVQRWRHGGKRHRKEKKGLPSGAVLESKAQLVGIHDRVRSDIGSKTSEAPSGDSVVGTKGGKRVATAANPNAEDAAELLRMCLACGVPKTYSHAKGMVCPMCGDRPPPAESDAAKKKGSGIKDKEKSKRMKGQSSHATWKSETEMQLRQQFD